The nucleotide sequence atttattttccttactgagataagtagaaacactctcacaaaaagcaatgaacagaaaacaaatcccttcaaggtctgaacagcagacctcacaagtctgaaaaatcattttggttattattttcagagcacccaaacaccttgtgggaatatacaaagattttttaaatatgtttttctttattctccatgatcccttctttttgaaaacaccaatttgacttgtcttatgcaaatctttcttttttattttccaccctgaacatgggcaaaatgccccattgacatcaatatgttttactTTAATGACACTTTCTCTGAAAGTGTCAGAAATATATTATCATGTAGTCATGCACAACAATTTTAGATTATCATGGAGATTTTAAAAGGTGGAACTGATAATGGATAAATGACGGGTGACCTATACAAGCCTAcctttttgtttgttggtttgtttgttagtttgtttaCCATTTTGTGTTGATGAACCACCATACTGTACTTGGCAgaacaacaaacacatgcagcagGTCATCCACGTGGCTCTCTGGAGAACCACATTGCCCAATGGCTTCAGCCTCGGTTTTAACTGTCTACCTGTCAGACAATGCATGCCCCACATAAAGCTCTCCTGCAGTGAAGACAAAGCCAACTTGGAGCCCAGCCCTGCTGCCCTGGGGACAGAGGGAGGTGGAGCCGTCCGCCAGTTTAAAGGCCACCGTCCAGCACCTTCACAACCAGTACAGCTAACCTGTTGCACTGTAACCATCAGATATCGTCGTAAGACGTAATCCACCTGTGGCAAGATGAGAGGTAAATCCTAAACCAGGAATCCCAATTAAACTCGCGGTGGTGGTATGAAGGACTGTAGATGTGAAACTGACTGTTAAACTGATCAGGTCATTTTTTATGGTGATTGGCTGCAAGCTGGATGGGGAGGGAAAAGTATGATTAGCATACTTAGTTAAACTGTGGGTTAGGTTTATGGTAGAACTggcaacactctctctctggttgGGGAGTGTATTGTGATTGTGAACAATATGTATGCTATTGCAGATTTTGAGATTGAGGTTTGTTAAGAGTTTGAGTTTGAATGAATGGTGTGACATGCCTCAAAAATGtaaaggtagatagatagatactgcaAGGATGAAAATATATTTGTGAGATGATCTACCAGTCTGTAAATGGTACCATTTGAGCTTGATCTGACAAACATCACATTAGAGTGTTAGTTATCAATGGCAGTTTTGCATTTCTTGGTAAACTAATATCAATCTGTCTTTATTGTCAGCCATTGTGATGCTGTGTTTGCTGGGAGTAGCTGTTGCTAATGACCCTTACTACTCTTGGAATGGACCAAATGGAAAAGAGAGCACTGACCCTGCCACTGAAAATGGTGAGAGTGTGGgcagatatggagagagagagaattctgaTCACAAGATCACTCAATCCATCTATCTCTCAACGACAGTCAAACTGAAAAACATAATTCCCACATATCCCCACAATAAACATCTGTTCTCTATCTCCTGAGTGAGGATGTTTGTTTAccggtctctgtgtgtgcttgcagtCTGTCTCATGGACACAGCATCCTGTGGCTGCTGCCTGATGCAGAAGCAGATGTGGAGGATGGAGACCTTCTTTAACATGTCACTCAGTCAGTTGCAGCGTGACCTGGAGAGGGCTGAGGCTGCACTCCACAACCTCCGCGGTGAGTGGCCCTTTAAATTTAATTAGTATTTTTTACTGTGTTTATGTTTCACTACAGTTTATATTTCACCCAGTTTAGTTACTTTGGTGACCAAACCTCTTTTGAGGGGCTGAGAATAAAAGGCTTAAGATATCAATATGATTATTGATCTCTGTTTTCCTCTTGgaactctctgctctgctccagcCAGCCGTAGTGCTTTCTCCGTGGCTCTGACAGACACCCGCCGCTGCTTGGGCCCCTTCCGCGAGGCCACCGCCATCCGCTACGAGGTTGTCTTCCTCAACCTGGGTGCTGGCTACAACACCTCCACCGGCGTCTTCACCGCCCCGCGTGCCGGCGTCTACAGCCTGGCACTCACCGTCTACAGCGACGCCGGCTCACCGGGGGCCACTCTGGCCGCCTGCGCCCGCCTCCGACGCAACGGCAGTGTGCTGGCCGCGCCGAGCGAGAACAACACGCAGGACCAGGAGGACAGCACCAGCGTGACGATGGCCGTGCAGCTGAACGCCGGGGACAGGGTGGACGTGACGCTGCCCGCTGGCTGCTTTCTGTGCGACAGCAGCAGCCACTTCAACACCTTCACCGGCTTCCTGCTCTACGCCACCGACTGAGCCTGAAATGTTGTGCTTTGTGTTCACTGTCCATTCTGTGCTGTCCCTTCCTGCCCTTATTGCTCTCTTCCCCCATACGTCTTGTCCCTGCACCTCATTCTATGATCATATAGATTCTTTAGCTCTAAAACAAGTGACTCCTGCCTCAAGTCTGCTGGACATGAAAAGCTTTACTGAAATGCCCTTTCCCCTTACTTTGAGTCTCATACATTCGATTCATCATTATGCTTGAGAACTTGGCCTCAGTTCTGTCCACTTTTCAATTTCCACTTGTCTGTACACGTGTACATTGCTATATCATTTTGTCATGTGTCATGAGAAGTGATCACTGCATTCAACGTATGTGTTCAAATGCTCAAAATCTGTTTTAATCCTGTTTTTCTGAAAATAAATTTTGACCTTTACAACAAGCAGTTATTGAGAACAATACTTGACTATTATTTAATTAAAGTTATATTTTACTTTACCTACTTTACAGGTACACTTAACTATTCTATTTCCCCACAGTATAATGAATACCAGATCGTGATAGTTTGACAATCCTTTAAAATACCAGTACAAGGTTTACATACATATATTCTGGGTTGGTTAAAAAAAGCATATACAGAGGacatttatataattttatcaaacacataaaacaaagcaaaggtGTCAATGGGGCTTATAAATACTTATCTTGGCAAACACCGCGCTCTCCCGATTGTTCTCTTGTTTCTTTACTTGTGGGTGTGTGATCCAGGGAACtcacagaaaataacagaatggtcacactccaaaaatcttttccTTCTTGCTTTTAATCCATTTCGCAACAGGGGTTAACGAACAAACGTTTCAGCCTGTTACGAAATGGTTTATAAATACTTAAAAAGGTTCTGAAGACTGAAAGATTGAAATGTTGTCCAGCCAACATGACaaagtaaaatacaaaaaaaaaatttgagaTATTTTTAAGCATTTACTGACAGTTTTTCATCCTGCACCTGATAAGTGCACAACAATCTAAACTGAACCTCCCTAAACTGTACAGCAGTAGGGTTTAGCCATAATAAGTAGTTAGTAAGTTAGACATTCTCTTAGGTAAGGGTTGCACTGTGGTTAGTGGATTCTGTGTCAGTCACAAAGATCAAGAGGAAACGCATGCGGATACATACAGACTATTTCAAGCCTTTTTAGACTCCAACAGTCATCCACTGACTTGCTTTGCAAACCTTCAGAAGCACGACCTCATCAGTGATGAATGATTTTATTTGCACAACTGCCCAACAGCATCAAAAATATTGGCTTATCCTCTTGACTATACAGATTTTTAAACGTTAAGCTCTAACCAATTGTTGATGTTTGTTATGATTTGTAATCTTTTGGTGAACTAGGTCTTCACACTAAAGACTCCTAGGAAGGACAAATCACATTAGAGGAAAATATGAAAAGTAAAAGACTGATACTCATCTATGAGTagggaacaaaaacaaaacatgcgtGGCATCCCTATCAGATGGGCCCATTTCACCAGAGCAATTCAATGCTGCACTGACCAGCTATCACAATGAGTAGGATCATAAGCCGACtcatttttcttatttttttagcTCCTCCATAACATAGCGCTGTCCCCGGAGACACAGGCAATAGGATCCAGGTGTCATAGGGAAGAGTTACTATTGTGGAACAAATGGCTTTTCAGAGTTTTTCAGATGCTCCCGCCCAGTGAGGATACTCTGTCACAGACATATCAGTGGgatctaggtgtgtgtgtgtgtgtgtgtgtgtttgtctataatACGGGTGTGAGACCATCCAAGGTGAGTGCCCTACTTATACGTGCACTAGTTCTCAACACCTGATGGAAGTGGGCGTGTGTTCAATATCTTCAGGCGCCCAGAGTGACACCACCCCCTGCATAAAAGTCCCAGACcagcatactgcctaatacactgacacactctcCCTGGCTGGCAGGAGTCTTCACTGGCTGCTGCTGTAAGTAGAGACAGAAAACCAAGTACTGGGTAAATGATAACTTTTTCTTTTATTGTGGGCCAGTTAAGTTAAGTGCAGAGTTAAGTCAAAATAAGCGCTAAAATTAAtctgtttagatgttttctttaaacattttGTCTGCGGTTATTTTAACATATTTATAACTTGTTTAGAT is from Alosa alosa isolate M-15738 ecotype Scorff River chromosome 15, AALO_Geno_1.1, whole genome shotgun sequence and encodes:
- the cbln20 gene encoding cerebellin 20, which gives rise to MRAIVMLCLLGVAVANDPYYSWNGPNGKESTDPATENVCLMDTASCGCCLMQKQMWRMETFFNMSLSQLQRDLERAEAALHNLRASRSAFSVALTDTRRCLGPFREATAIRYEVVFLNLGAGYNTSTGVFTAPRAGVYSLALTVYSDAGSPGATLAACARLRRNGSVLAAPSENNTQDQEDSTSVTMAVQLNAGDRVDVTLPAGCFLCDSSSHFNTFTGFLLYATD